The Lacerta agilis isolate rLacAgi1 chromosome 5, rLacAgi1.pri, whole genome shotgun sequence genome has a segment encoding these proteins:
- the LOC117046328 gene encoding LOW QUALITY PROTEIN: thymosin beta-4-like (The sequence of the model RefSeq protein was modified relative to this genomic sequence to represent the inferred CDS: inserted 1 base in 1 codon): MSDKPDMAEIEKFDKSKLKKTETQEKNPLPXKETIVQEKQAGES; this comes from the exons ATGTCTGACAAACCAGATATGGCGGAAATCGAGAAATTCGACAAGTCTAAGTTGAAAAAGACGGAAACGCAAGAGAAAAACCCACTGC TCAAAGAAACAATTGTACAGGAGAAGCAAGCGGGTGAATCGTAA
- the FOXL2 gene encoding LOW QUALITY PROTEIN: forkhead box protein L2 (The sequence of the model RefSeq protein was modified relative to this genomic sequence to represent the inferred CDS: inserted 1 base in 1 codon; deleted 1 base in 1 codon) has product MMATGYPDPAGPEDAVSLLQQQQQQHQAAKEPCLGGESAAAKSEPEKGDPSQKPPYSYVALIAMAIRESAEKRLTLSGIYQYIIGKFPFYEKNKKGWQNSIRHNLSLNECFIKVPREGGGERKGNYWTLDPACEDMFEKGNYRRRRRMKRPFRPPAGHFQPGKSLFGAAAEAAGYGYLTAPPAKYLQAPFLNAAAASWSLAQPAPPPPPPQAPQAGAYAACTMAAVAEGAGSGGAGSGGGGSGVGLAAGPGGAAAAASPYGPYSRLPAMVNSYNGXGGPPPPPPPHHAHHAHHAAPPPPAPPHQHHHHAAAAAQQLGAAAVAAAAAAAAAAASAGSGSPQGSPNGPAGLQFACAARQPPELAMMHCSYWDHESKHSALHSRIDI; this is encoded by the exons ATGATGGCCACCGGCTACCCAGACCCTGCGGGGCCCGAGGACGCCGTctctctcctgcagcagcagcagcagcagcaccaggccgCCAAGGAGCCCTGCCTCGGCGGAGAGTCGGCGGCTGCCAAGAGCGAGC CGGAGAAGGGCGACCCGTCTCAGAAGCCCCCTTACTCGTACGTGGCGCTGATCGCCATGGCCATCCGCGAGAGCGCCGAGAAGCGCTTGACGCTGTCGGGCATCTACCAGTACATCATCGGCAAGTTCCCCTTCTACGAGAAGAACAAGAAGGGCTGGCAGAACAGCATCCGCCACAACCTGAGCCTCAACGAGTGCTTCATCAAGGTGCCGCGAGAGGGCGGCGGGGAGCGCAAAGGCAACTACTGGACGCTCGACCCGGCCTGCGAGGACATGTTCGAGAAGGGCAACTACCGGCGCCGCCGCCGCATGAAGAGGCCGTTCCGCCCGCCCGCCGGACACTTCCAGCCCGGCAAGAGCCTCTTCGGCGCCGCGGCCGAGGCGGCCGGCTACGGTTACCTCACGGCGCCGCCCGCCAAGTACCTGCAGGCGCCTTTCCTCAACGCGGCTGCCGCGTCTTGGTCCCTGGCGCAGCccgctccgccgccgccgccgcctcaggcGCCTCAGGCGGGAGCCTACGCCGCCTGCACCATGGCCGCCGTGGCTGAGGGAGCGGGGAGCGGAGGCGCCGGGAGCGGAGGAGGCGGCTCg GGAGTAGGCCTGGCGGCCGGGCCtggaggcgccgccgccgccgcctcaccgTACGGGCCTTATTCCCGCCTGCCGGCCATGGTGAACTCGTACAACG ATGGggggccaccaccaccaccaccaccccaccacgcGCACCACGCGCACCACGCa gccccaccaccacccgcaCCACCACACCAGCACCATCACCACGCGGCCGCGGCGGCCCAGCAGCTCGGAGCGgcggcagtggcggcggcggcggcggcggctgctgcggcCGCCTCGGCAGGGAGCGGCTCCCCGCAGGGCTCGCCCAACGGGCCGGCGGGCCTGCAGTTCGCGTGCGCCGCGCGCCAGCCGCCCGAGCTCGCCATGATGCACTGCTCCTACTGGGACCACGAGAGCAAGCACAGCGCCTTGCACTCCCGGATAGACATCTGA